Proteins encoded together in one Deltaproteobacteria bacterium CG11_big_fil_rev_8_21_14_0_20_49_13 window:
- the dxs gene encoding 1-deoxy-D-xylulose-5-phosphate synthase has protein sequence MTILENINSPSDLKKLAPEQLPQLATEVRQYIVDVVSTNGGHLAPSLGVVDLTLALHYVFDAPNDKIIWDVGHQSYAHKILTGRREQFKTIRKLGGLSGFTKREESIFDPFGAGHASTSISAALGIAKAFKRRELDNRAIAVIGDGSMTGGLAFEGLNHGGFRTGNLIVVLNDNKMSISPNVGALSKFFSMHLYSKRCVKIRRWFKNKLLTLLPKRGKDLWKLARKVEEVATGLFTPGFMFESFGFLYIGPLDGHNLTELTRVFRAIKETPVGESPILVHVITKKGRGYKPAEENPTKFHGTGPFDKETGETPPSTKQTYTQVAGGTVLELAKQDGNIAAITAAMSTGTGMEGVSKELPEQFHDVGIAEGHAVTFAAGLATEGFRPVVALYSTFMQRAYDHILHDVCLQNLPVTFAVDRAGLVGDDGPTHHGVFDLSYLRQMPNMVVMAPRDENMLKQMLFTAIYSGKPAAVRYPRGSVEGVTIEKNYRKIELGKMELMFGNLNSDIAIIAVGNCVWSAIEAARSLEKEGIKASVLDARFVKPLDEAMLGSLADKCKRWITVEENAIAGGFGSAVSEWLNENKANNISINILGLPDKFIEQGPQNILRARYGIDADGIILTIRQLLTQEKRSSRQESSSNKKASPGQRAETSVLE, from the coding sequence ATGACGATCTTAGAGAATATAAACAGCCCTTCGGACCTCAAGAAGCTCGCGCCGGAGCAGCTTCCCCAGCTAGCCACGGAAGTAAGGCAATATATCGTCGACGTTGTCAGTACAAACGGCGGGCACTTGGCGCCGAGTCTCGGTGTCGTTGACCTGACGCTAGCGCTCCACTACGTCTTTGACGCTCCGAACGACAAGATTATCTGGGATGTCGGACATCAGTCATACGCGCACAAGATACTTACCGGAAGACGCGAACAATTTAAGACGATCCGTAAACTTGGCGGACTTTCCGGTTTTACAAAAAGAGAAGAGAGCATCTTTGACCCCTTCGGTGCCGGACACGCCTCAACTTCTATCTCGGCGGCCTTAGGGATTGCCAAGGCCTTTAAGAGACGTGAACTTGATAACCGAGCGATCGCCGTCATAGGCGACGGCTCAATGACGGGAGGCCTTGCATTTGAAGGACTCAATCACGGCGGTTTCAGAACCGGAAATCTCATCGTCGTCCTGAATGACAACAAGATGTCGATATCTCCGAACGTGGGCGCCCTTTCAAAGTTCTTCTCGATGCATCTTTACAGCAAGCGCTGCGTTAAAATAAGACGCTGGTTCAAGAATAAATTGCTCACTCTGCTGCCAAAGCGCGGTAAAGACCTCTGGAAACTCGCAAGAAAGGTCGAAGAGGTTGCGACCGGGCTCTTCACCCCAGGTTTCATGTTCGAGTCGTTCGGCTTTTTATATATCGGACCTCTTGACGGGCATAATCTGACAGAGCTCACGCGCGTATTCAGGGCGATCAAGGAAACACCTGTTGGAGAATCCCCTATCCTTGTGCATGTCATCACCAAAAAGGGCCGCGGTTACAAACCTGCGGAAGAGAATCCTACAAAATTCCACGGCACAGGGCCTTTTGACAAAGAGACCGGGGAAACCCCTCCGTCAACAAAACAGACATACACACAAGTCGCCGGAGGGACAGTTCTTGAGCTTGCGAAGCAGGATGGAAATATCGCTGCCATCACGGCTGCCATGTCGACCGGAACGGGAATGGAAGGCGTTTCTAAAGAATTGCCAGAGCAGTTCCATGATGTTGGCATTGCCGAAGGACACGCGGTGACATTCGCTGCAGGGCTTGCTACCGAAGGCTTCAGACCGGTTGTTGCGCTTTACTCCACCTTCATGCAAAGGGCCTATGACCACATCCTTCACGATGTCTGCCTGCAAAATCTTCCGGTAACATTTGCGGTCGACAGGGCGGGGCTCGTAGGAGACGATGGTCCGACCCATCACGGGGTGTTCGATCTTTCTTATTTAAGACAGATGCCTAACATGGTCGTCATGGCGCCCCGCGATGAGAACATGCTAAAACAGATGCTATTCACCGCCATCTACTCGGGAAAACCGGCGGCGGTAAGGTATCCCCGAGGGAGCGTCGAAGGAGTTACGATAGAGAAGAACTATAGAAAGATAGAGCTGGGCAAAATGGAACTAATGTTCGGCAACCTAAACTCCGATATCGCGATAATTGCCGTGGGGAATTGTGTCTGGAGCGCAATTGAAGCGGCGCGCTCTCTTGAAAAAGAGGGCATCAAGGCATCCGTGCTAGACGCCCGCTTCGTAAAGCCGCTGGATGAGGCAATGCTGGGTTCGCTCGCCGACAAGTGCAAGCGCTGGATAACGGTCGAAGAAAACGCCATCGCCGGAGGTTTCGGATCGGCCGTCAGCGAATGGCTTAACGAGAATAAGGCGAACAATATATCGATCAATATACTGGGGTTGCCCGACAAGTTTATAGAACAGGGCCCGCAAAACATATTGCGCGCCCGTTACGGAATAGATGCCGACGGCATCATCCTCACCATCAGACAATTATTGACCCAAGAAAAGAGATCATCAAGACAGGAAAGCTCCTCGAACAAAAAGGCCTCACCAGGGCAGCGTGCGGAAACATCAGTCTTAGAATAG
- a CDS encoding SsrA-binding protein: MSEKIIATNRKASFNYILQDRFETGLVLTGSETKSLRESSANISEAYAMVKSHEIWLVNANISPYEPANYLNHKPKRDRKLLLHKREILKIEQKLKERGLTIVPTKMYFKNGRAKLEIALAKGKRSYDKRDSIKKRDINREVSREFSRRGRT; encoded by the coding sequence ATGAGCGAGAAAATCATAGCAACCAACCGCAAGGCCTCCTTCAATTATATACTGCAAGATCGCTTTGAAACGGGGCTTGTTCTGACCGGAAGCGAGACAAAATCACTGCGCGAGTCGTCCGCCAACATCAGCGAGGCCTACGCGATGGTAAAGTCCCACGAGATCTGGCTCGTGAACGCCAACATAAGCCCCTATGAGCCGGCCAACTATTTGAACCACAAACCTAAGAGAGACAGAAAGCTCCTTCTTCATAAAAGGGAGATACTGAAAATCGAGCAAAAGCTAAAGGAACGAGGGCTCACCATAGTCCCCACCAAGATGTACTTTAAGAACGGCCGCGCAAAACTGGAGATAGCACTGGCAAAAGGGAAAAGATCATACGATAAGCGCGATTCCATAAAGAAGCGCGATATTAACAGAGAGGTTTCACGCGAATTTTCAAGGAGAGGAAGGACCTGA